One part of the Prunus persica cultivar Lovell chromosome G5, Prunus_persica_NCBIv2, whole genome shotgun sequence genome encodes these proteins:
- the LOC18775759 gene encoding 4-coumarate--CoA ligase-like 9 codes for MAEETNPSRWIDPKSGYCPQTKTFHTLRPPVPLPPLSQPLSVIHFALSLLQSSAAAPTTTVFIDAASGRHVSYDNFIGQVHSLTLSLQSLAPALSKGHVAFILSPTSLHVPVLYFSLLALGVVVSPANPIGSESEIAHQVRLTRPAIAFATSATAHKLPRDELRTIILLDSPEFLSMLNGIRSSDTRPDFGIEVSQTDSMAILFSSGTTGRVKGVLLTHRNFIAQLAGVHALRRKPDPTLPDEQTVSLFMLPLFHVYGFFMLVLAVTMAETLVLRERFDFEAMLRAVERYKVSYMPVSPPLIVSLAKSELSQKYDLSSLRRIGCGGAPLGNEVVERFTEKFPNVEIVQGYGLTEGGGVTRMIGPEESKRYASVGRLAENMEAKIVDPETREALPPGRRGELWLRSPTVMKGYVGDDKATAETLHSDGWLKTGDLCFFDDEGFLYIVDRLKELIKYKAYQVPPAELEPILQSHPDIADAAVIPYPDEEAGQIPMAYVVRKPGSNINEAAVMDFVAKQVAPYKKIRRVSFINSIPKSPAGKILRRELISHALSSRSSNL; via the exons ATGGCGGAGGAAACAAATCCCAGCCGTTGGATCGATCCAAAGAGCGGCTACTGTCCACAAACCAAGACTTTCCACACTCTCCGACCTCCAGTCCCACTCCCGCCTCTCTCCCAACCCCTCTCCGTCATCCATTTCgctctctccctcctccaaTCCTCTGCTGCCGCGCCCACCACAACCGTCTTCATCGACGCCGCCTCCGGCCGCCATGTGTCTTACGACAACTTCATCGGTCAAGTCCACTCCCTCACTCTCTCCCTCCAGTCCCTTGCCCCCGCTCTCTCCAAAGGCCACGTGGCGTTCATTCTCTCGCCTACTTCCCTCCACGTCCCCGTGCTCTATTTCTCCCTCCTCGCCTTAGGCGTCGTCGTTTCACCCGCTAATCCAATCGGGTCCGAGTCCGAGATTGCCCACCAGGTCCGACTCACCCGACCCGCCATAGCTTTCGCTACGTCAGCAACCGCTCACAAGCTCCCCAGGGATGAGCTCCGCACTATAATCCTCCTGGACTCACCCGAGTTCCTGTCCATGCTCAATGGCATCAGATCATCCGACACCCGACCCGACTTCGGAATCGAGGTCAGCCAAACCGACTCGATGGCGATTCTCTTCTCATCCGGCACCACCGGACGAGTCAAAGGCGTTCTCTTGACTCACCGCAACTTCATCGCCCAACTAGCCGGCGTCCACGCGCTGCGACGCAAACCCGACCCGACCCTACCCGATGAGCAAACCGTCTCGTTGTTCATGCTGCCTCTGTTCCACGTGTACGGGTTCTTCATGCTGGTTCTGGCAGTGACGATGGCCGAGACCTTGGTTTTAAGGGAGAGGTTCGATTTCGAAGCGATGCTGAGGGCCGTGGAGAGGTACAAGGTGAGCTACATGCCGGTGTCGCCGCCGCTGATCGTGTCTCTGGCGAAGTCCGAGCTGTCTCAGAAATACGATCTCAGCTCGCTTCGGCGTATCGGCTGTGGCGGCGCGCCTCTGGGGAACGAGGTTGTTGAGAGATTCACTGAGAAATTTCCCAATGTGGAAATTGTGCAG GGATACGGTTTGACCGAAGGGGGAGGGGTTACGAGGATGATAGGCCCGGAGGAGTCAAAACGGTACGCTTCTGTGGGCCGCTTAGCCGAAAATATGGAAGCCAAGATTGTTGACCCCGAAACCAGAGAGGCCTTACCTCCTGGCCGGAGGGGCGAGCTGTGGCTGCGAAGTCCAACAGTCATGAAAG GTTATGTAGGAGATGACAAGGCAACTGCAGAGACCTTGCACTCAGACGGGTGGTTGAAGACGGGTgatctttgtttctttgatgaCGAGGGGTTCCTTTACATTGTTGACAGGTTGAAGGAGTTGATCAAGTACAAGGCCTATCAG GTACCCCCAGCTGAGTTGGAGCCTATACTTCAATCCCATCCTGACATTGCTGACGCTGCTGTGATTCC GTATCCCGATGAAGAAGCAGGGCAGATTCCCATGGCCTATGTAGTTAGAAAGCCTGGAAGCAATATCAATGAGGCTGCAGTTATGGATTTTGTTGCAAAACAA GTTGCACCCTACAAGAAGATTCGACGTGTATCGTTTATCAACTCGATTCCGAAATCTCCAGCAGGAAAGATCTTGAGGAGGGAGCTCATTAGTCATGCTCTATCTAGCCGTTCATCTAACTTATGA
- the LOC18775963 gene encoding 4-coumarate--CoA ligase-like 9 — MAEETNPSRWIDPKSGYCPQTKTFHTLRPPVPLPPLSQPLSITHFALSLLQSSAVAPTTTVLIDAASDHHVSYENFIGQVHSLTLSLRSLAPALSKGHVAFILSPTSLHVPVLYFSLLALGVVVSPANPIGSDSEIAYQVRLTRPAIAFATSATAHKLPKDELRTIILLDSPEFLSMLNRVGSSDTRPDFGIEVSQTDSAAILFSSGTTGRVKGVILTHRNFIGLLAGLHTLRREPDLTLPEEQVVSLFTLPLFHVFGFFMLVRAVAMGETLVLMERFDFEAMLRAVERYKVSYMPVSPPLIVALVKSELAQKYDLSSLRLLGCGGAPLGKEVAERFTERFPNVELVQGYGLTETGAAATRMIDSEESKRYASVGRLAENMEAQIVDPETGEALPPGRRGELWLRGPTVMKGYVGDDKATAETLDSAGWLKTGDLCFFDDEGFLYIVDRLKELIKYKAYQVPPAELEPILQSHPDIADAAVIPYPDEEAGQIPMAYVVRKAGSNITEAAVMDFVAKQVAPYKKIRRVSFINSIPKSPAGKILRRELVSHALSSRSSKL; from the exons ATGGCGGAGGAAACAAATCCCAGCCGTTGGATCGATCCCAAGAGCGGCTACTGTCCACAAACCAAGACCTTCCACACTCTCCGACCTCCGGTCCCACTTCCGCCTCTCTCCCAACCCCTCTCCATCACCCATTTCgctctctccctcctccaaTCCTCTGCGGTCGCGCCCACCACAACCGTCCTCATTGACGCCGCCTCCGACCACCATGTGTCGTACGAGAACTTCATCGGCCAAGTCCACTCCCTCACTCTCTCCCTCCGGTCCCTTGCCCCCGCTCTCTCCAAAGGCCACGTGGCGTTCATTCTCTCGCCTACTTCCCTCCACGTCCCCGTGCTCTATTTCTCCCTCCTCGCTTTAGGCGTCGTCGTTTCGCCCGCTAATCCAATCGGGTCCGACTCCGAGATCGCCTACCAGGTCCGACTCACCCGACCCGCCATCGCTTTCGCCACATCAGCAACCGCTCACAAGCTCCCCAAGGATGAGCTCCGCACCATAATCCTCCTGGACTCACCCGAGTTCCTGTCCATGCTCAATCGGGTCGGATCATCCGACACCCGACCCGACTTCGGAATCGAGGTCAGCCAAACAGACTCGGCGGCGATTCTCTTCTCATCCGGCACCACCGGCCGAGTGAAAGGTGTTATCTTGACTCACCGCAACTTCATCGGCCTACTAGCCGGGCTCCACACGCTGCGGCGCGAACCCGACCTTACCCTACCCGAAGAGCAAGTCGTCTCGTTGTTCACGCTGCCTCTGTTCCACGTGTTCGGGTTCTTCATGCTGGTTCGGGCGGTGGCGATGGGTGAGACCTTGGTTTTGATGGAGCGGTTCGATTTCGAAGCGATGCTGAGGGCCGTGGAGAGGTACAAGGTCAGCTACATGCCGGTGTCTCCGCCGTTGATCGTGGCTCTGGTGAAGTCCGAGCTGGCTCAGAAATACGATCTCAGCTCGCTTCGGCTTCTCGGATGTGGCGGCGCGCCTCTGGGGAAGGAGGTTGCTGAGAGATTCACTGAGAGATTTCCCAATGTGGAACTTGTGCAG GGATACGGTTTGACCGAAACTGGGGCAGCGGCTACGAGGATGATAGACTCTGAAGAGTCAAAACGGTATGCTTCTGTGGGCCGCTTAGCCGAAAATATGGAAGCCCAGATTGTTGACCCCGAAACCGGAGAGGCCTTACCTCCTGGCCGGAGGGGCGAGTTGTGGCTGCGAGGTCCAACAGTCATGAAGG GTTACGTAGGAGATGACAAGGCAACTGCTGAGACCTTGGACTCAGCCGGGTGGTTGAAGACGGGTgatctttgtttctttgatgaTGAGGGTTTCCTCTACATCGTTGACAGGTTAAAGGAATTGATCAAGTACAAGGCCTATCAG GTACCCCCAGCTGAGTTGGAACCTATACTTCAATCCCATCCCGACATTGCCGATGCCGCTGTGATTCC GTATCCTGATGAAGAAGCAGGGCAGATTCCCATGGCCTATGTAGTTAGAAAGGCTGGAAGCAATATCACTGAGGCTGCAGTTATGGATTTTGTTGCAAAACAA GTTGCACCCTACAAGAAGATTCGACGTGTATCGTTTATCAACTCCATTCCAAAATCTCCAGCAGGAAAGATCTTAAGGAGGGAGCTCGTTAGTCATGCTCTATCTAGCCGTTCATCTAAATTATGA
- the LOC18775818 gene encoding uncharacterized protein LOC18775818, whose protein sequence is MANPNSQTTQTPLIDASQTQTNPSDDDDAKLDHSLHSLETFLRLFGFCQYSFLSFSLSWLAFLLVGVALPVVLIETSYSSSSEKYQIKNFEFQILVSETLVAAISLVCISYNLRKYGIRRFLFVDRYHGHKLQYREEYIQKINNFFRLLAVCVLPCLLLKTAREVTRVIYVHYDSWWKSVLALLALLVSWTFSTIIFLSGSALFNLVCSLQVIHFENYGKLLESDMDVSAYIEEHTRLTHYLSKISHRFRIYLIFQILVVTGSQFVALLQTTGNHRIVNLINGGDFAVASIVELVGLIICLHGATKISHRAQGLASVTSRWHAVVTCGSNDASQSRFDNSTGNLEIAYSAGSLPITYSESDLESVDYVPVPTSKQIASDKSLYQKRQAFVTYMQSNPGGLTIYGYTVDRALIGTIFFLEFSLALFVLGKTITFTTT, encoded by the exons ATGGCCAACCCAAACTCACAAACAACTCAAACTCCATTGATAGATGcatcacaaacacaaacaaaccctagtgatgatgatgatgccaAACTTGATCACTCTCTCCACAGCTTGGAGACCTTTCTCAGGCTCTTTGGGTTTTGCCAGTACTCTTTTCTGAGCTTCAGCCTCTCATGGCTTGCTTTCCTTCTTGTGGGTGTTGCACTTCCAGTGGTACTCATTGAAACCTCTTATAGTTCCAGCAGTGAGAAGTATCAGATCAAAAATTTTGAGTTTCAGATTCTGGTTTCTGAGACTCTTGTGGCTGCCATTTCTCTTGTTTGTATTTCTTACAACCTCAGAAAGTATGGCATACGGAGGTTCTTGTTCGTGGATAGGTATCATGGTCATAAGCTTCAGTACCGTGAGGAATATATACAGAAGATCAAT AACTTCTTCCGCTTGCTGGCAGTGTGCGTATTGCCTTGCCTCCTTCTGAAGACTGCTCGTGAAGTCACTCGCGTAATTTATGTTCACTACGATTCATGGTGGAAATCTGTTCTTGCATTGCTTGCTTTGCTTGTGTCATGGACGTTTTCAACTATAATTTTCCTATCAGGCAGTGCTTTGTTCAACTTGGTGTGCAGTTTGCAAGTGATACACTTTGAGAACTATGGGAAGCTTTTGGAAAGCGACATGGATGTTTCTGCGTATATCGAAGAACACACTCGTCTAACGCATTATCTATCCAAGATCAGCCACAGATTCCGAATCtatcttatttttcaaattttagttgTGACAGGCAGCCAATTTGTGGCTCTACTGCAGACCACAGGAAATCACAGAATCGTCAATCTCATCAACGGAGGCGATTTTGCA GTCGCCTCTATTGTTGAGCTTGTTGGGTTAATTATATGCCTGCATGGGGCAACAAAGATTTCACACAGAGCTCAAGGTCTTGCATCAGTTACTAGCAGATGGCATGCTGTGGTCACCTGCGGCTCCAACGATGCATCTCAATCGAGATTCGACAACAGTACGGGAAACTTGGAGATTGCTTATTCTGCTGGTTCATTACCCATAACCTACTCAGAAAGCGATCTAGAGTCAGTTGATTATGTGCCAGTGCCGACAAGTAAACAAATAGCTTCAGACAAGTCCCTCTATCAGAAAAGACAAGCTTTTG TTACATACATGCAATCAAATCCGGGTGGGCTTACCATCTATGGCTATACGGTGGATCGGGCGCTCATTGGCACCATCTTCTTTCTTGAGTTCTCACTGGCTCTCTTTGTGCTGGGGAAGACTATTACCTTCACCACCACATGA
- the LOC18776051 gene encoding LOW QUALITY PROTEIN: cyclin-dependent kinase G-2 (The sequence of the model RefSeq protein was modified relative to this genomic sequence to represent the inferred CDS: inserted 2 bases in 1 codon), with translation MATGRVDVLRRRDSYNYSKREFESYRNGVCRGDGVKHKNGFHLPSNVRNSGGSERSSNSSEPCSKNSKTRKSECLVQLPPEKKRKFSPIIWDREEKQVRVSSKNRVVPVIPPSPAHPTSVQNVLFDGVVSKSPVTVVKSQEVEVSEPSVADCLEGSCQSEAPADLSTQLHSEQPGQDEQAKKNMVHPPNISLSRWASDSDSPRAPRDIADDPCSSPESGEIQREGSGGSRTRVSSSDGESSFETPGENYYGEELCDENMNIDKHDGNAGVGINQLYSDSEDDVDLPKIEEPAVPMRGSINMLQGCRSVFEYEKLNKINEGTYGVVYRARDKKSGEIVALKKVKMDVDKGCDGFPMSALREINILLSFNHPSVVGVKEVVMDDFDGVYMVMEYMEYDLKGLMDSMKQPFSIGEVKYLMLQLLNGVEYLHDNWVLHRDLKSSNLLVNKEGELKICDLGLSRQYGSPLKPYTPLVVTLWYRAPEILLGTKQYSTAIDMWSVGCIMAELLAKDALFKGKTEVDQIDKIFRMLGTPDEKSGLSKLPGFKVNSVKQQCYNHLRKKFPAASFTGSSPVLSESGFDLLKRLLSYNPAERITARDALNHNWFRESPEPRYDFKPITPDLHXQDRYLSSRQREKNLSNNLSLFLAVLQILLT, from the exons ATGGCGACAGGGCGAGTCGATGTTTTGAGGAGAAGGGATTCTTATAATTATTCCAAAAGAGAATTTGAATCTTATAGGAATGGGGTTTGTCGAGGTGATGGCGTCAAACATAAGAATGGATTCCATTTACCTTCCAATGTGCGCAATTCAGGAGGGTCTGAACGGTCGTCAAATTCCTCAGAACCGTGTTCTAAGAATAGCAAAACCCGAAAGAGTGAATGTTTGGTTCAATTGCCTcctgagaagaagaggaagtttTCTCCTATTATATGGGACAGAGAAGAGAAGCAAGTGAGAGTCTCATCAAAGAATAGAGTTGTTCCAGTTATTCCTCCGTCCCCTGCTCATCCAACCTCAGTTCAGAACGTTCTTTTTGATGGGGTTGTTTCAAAGTCTCCAGTTACGGTGGTTAAGTCTCAGGAAGTGGAGGTCTCTGAACCCTCTGTGGCAGATTGTTTGGAGGGTAGTTGTCAATCGGAGGCTCCTGCTGATTTGTCTACACAGCTGCATTCTGAGCAGCCCGGGCAAGATGAGCAGGCTAAAAAAAACATGGTCCATCCACCCAACATCTCTTTGTCAAGATGGGCATCTGATAGTGATTCTCCAAGGGCTCCAAGGGATATTGCTGATGACCCGTGCAGTTCTCCTGAAAGCGGGGAGATCCAAAGAGAAGGCTCGGGGGGGAGCCGGACCAGAGTTTCTAGCTCTGACGGAGAAAGCAGCTTTGAGACGCCTGGAGAAAACTATTATGGAGAAGAGTTATGTGACGAAAACATGAATATTGATAAACATGATGGGAATGCTGGCGTCGGCATTAATCAGTTGTACTCTGATTCAGAGGATGATGTTGATCTTCCTAAGATTGAAGAGCCTGCGGTGCCTATGCGAGGAAGTATAAACATGCTTCAGGGTTGCAGAAGTGTGTTTGAGTATgaaaaactcaacaaaataaatgaagGCACTTATGGTGTTGTCTATAGAGCCAGAGATAAAAAGAGTGGAGAAATTGTAGCATTAAAGAAGGTGAAGATGGATGTTGATAAGGGATGTGATGGTTTCCCAATGTCAGCATTGAGAGAAATAAACattcttttgtcttttaatcacccttcGGTTGTAGGTGTTAAGGAAGTTGTTATGGACGACTTTGATGGTGTTTATATGGTCATGGAGTATATGGAATATGACCTCAAGGGGCTAATGGATTCTATGAAACAGCCATTTAGTATAGGTGAAGTAAAGTACTTGATGCTACAGCTTTTGAACGGTGTAGAGTATCTTCATGACAATTGGGTCCTTCACAGAGATCTGAAATCATCAAATCTCCTTGTGAACAAGGAGGGTGAGTTGAAAATATGTGATTTGGGGTTGTCACGCCAGTATGGGAGTCCACTGAAGCCATATACTCCTTTGGTTGTCACTCTGTGGTACAG GGCACCTGAAATTCTATTAGGTACAAAACAGTACTCTACAGCAATTGATATGTGGTCGGTTGGTTGCATAATGGCTGAATTGTTGGCAAAAGACGCATTGTTCAAAGGGAAAACTGAAGTTGATCAGATTGATAAG ATCTTCAGAATGCTTGGTACACCAGATGAGAAAAGTGGATTATCCAAATTGCCAGGCTTCAAAGTTAATTCTGTCAAACAACA GTGCTACAATCATCTGCGCAAGAAATTTCCTGCAGCATCTTTCACTGGATCATCCCCAGTGCTCTCTGAATCGGGGTTTGATCTGTTAAAGCGGCTCTTATCATATAACCCTGCGGAGCGAATAACAGCAAGGGATGCTCTCAACCATAACTGGTTTCGTGAGTCCCCCGAACCGAGATATGATTTCAAGCCGATTACTCCTGATCTGCA TCAAGACCGGTACCTAAGCAGCAGGCAGCGTGAGAAAAATTTAAGCAATaatcttagcctttttttgGCAGTTCTTCAAATTTTGCTAACCTGA
- the LOC18777105 gene encoding malate synthase, glyoxysomal: MMGVGTYGNTAPGTSRSGGAAAGYDVPEGVEIRGRFDEEFAKILTKEALEFVAELQREFRNRIKYALECRKEAKRRYNEGAVPGFDPATKFIRETNWVCAPVPPAVADRRVEITGPVERKMIINALNSGAKVFMADFEDALSPTWENLMRGQVNLKDAVDGSITFHDKARNRVYKLNDKNTAKLFVRPRGWHLLEAHILIDGEPATGCLVDFGLYFFHNYAGFRQTQGAGFGPFFYLPKMENSREAKIWNCVFERAEKKAGIERGSIRATVLIETLPAVFQMDEILHELRDHSVGLNCGRWDYIFSYIKTFQGHPDRLLPDRFLVGMTQHFMRNYSDLLIRTCHRRGVHAMGGMAAQIPIRDDPAANEAALDLVRKDKLREVKAGHDGTWAAHPGLIPACMEVFTNNMGSNNPNQIQSMRREDASSITEEDLLERPRGVRTLEGLRLNTRVGIQYLAAWLTGTGSVPLYNLMEDAATAEISRVQNWQWIKYGVELDGDGLGVRVGNELFGRVVEEEMQRIEREVGKEKFKKGMYKEACKLFTRQCTAQTLDDFLTLDAYNHIVMHHPRGSSRL, encoded by the exons ATGATGGGAGTTGGCACATATGGGAACACTGCACCAGGCACCAGTAGGAGTGGTGGTGCTGCTGCAGGCTATGATGTTCCTGAAGGGGTCGAAATCCGGGGACGGTTCGATGAAGAATTTGCCAAGATTCTAACCAAGGAGGCTTTGGAATTTGTGGCGGAGTTGCAGAGGGAGTTTAGGAACCGGATTAAGTATGCATTGGAGTGTAGGAAGGAAGCCAAGAGGAGGTACAATGAGGGGGCTGTGCCAGGGTTTGATCCAGCTACCAAGTTCATTAGGGAAACAAATTGGGTTTGTGCACCTGTCCCACCAGCTGTGGCTGATCGGAGGGTGGAGATTACAGGACCTGtggagaggaagatgatcATCAACGCTCTCAATTCTGGAGCCAAAGTTTTCATG GCTGACTTTGAAGATGCACTGTCACCAACTTGGGAGAACCTAATGAGAGGCCAAGTGAATCTGAAGGATGCTGTTGATGGGAGCATAACCTTTCATGACAAGGCCAGAAACAGAGTTTACAAGCTGAATGACAAAAACACAGCCAAGCTTTTTGTGCGTCCAAGAGGATGGCACTTGCTTGAGGCTCACATTTTAATTGATGGAGAGCCTGCAACTGGTTGCCTTGTGGACTTTGGCCTTTATTTCTTCCACAACTATGCAGGCTTCCGCCAAACCCAAGGTGCAGGGTTTGGCCCTTTCTTCTATCTCCCTAAAATGGAGAATTCAAG GGAAGCTAAAATATGGAACTGTGTGTTTGAGAGGGCAGAGAAGAAGGCAGGGATAGAGAGAGGAAGCATCAGGGCAACTGTTCTGATTGAAACACTTCCAGCTGTGTTTCAAATGGACGAAATTCTGCATGAGCTAAGGGATCACTCTGTTGGGCTGAACTGTGGAAGATGGGATTACATTTTCAGCTATATCAAAACCTTCCAGGGTCACCCTGACCGACTGTTACCAGACCGGTTTCTGGTGGGCATGACTCAGCATTTCATGAGGAATTACTCTGATCTCCTCATCAGAACATGCCATAGGCGGGGCGTGCACGCCATGGGGGGGATG GCAGCTCAAATTCCAATCAGAGATGACCCTGCTGCAAATGAAGCAGCACTGGATTTAGTGAGGAAGGACAAGTTAAGAGAGGTGAAAGCAGGACATGATGGGACATGGGCAGCTCATCCAGGGCTAATCCCAGCCTGCATGGAAGTCTTCACCAACAACATGGGCAGCAACAACCCTAACCAAATCCAATCCATGAGGAGAGAAGATGCATCAAGCATTACTGAAGAAGACCTCTTGGAGAGGCCCCGAGGCGTTCGAACGCTGGAAGGCCTCCGCCTGAACACCCGAGTCGGGATCCAGTACTTGGCAGCATGGCTGACTGGGACAGGCTCAGTGCCTCTCTACAACCTCATGGAAGATGCTGCAACAGCTGAGATAAGCAGGGTGCAGAACTGGCAGTGGATCAAGTATGGAGTGGAGCTGGATGGAGATGGGCTTGGAGTGAGAGTTGGGAACGAGCTGTTTGGGAGAGTGGTGGAGGAAGAAATGCAGAGGATCGAGAGAGAGGTTGGGAAAGAGAAGTTCAAGAAGGGAATGTATAAGGAAGCTTGCAAGCTCTTCACCAGGCAATGCACTGCTCAAACACTTGATGATTTTCTCACCCTAGATGCTTATAATCACATTGTCATGCATCATCCAAGGGGGTCATCCAGGCTCTAA